The DNA region GCCACCGCGAGGTTGGCCGCCTGGTCCGACCCCGCCCCCGCCTGCCAGGCGTAGAGCGCGTCGACGGCGTACTCGGGCGCGACCGCCAGCACCGCCAGCACCGCGATGGCGAACGCCTGGGGGACGTCCTTCTCGGCGGTCTCGGCCGCCCACGCGAGCAGGAACGCTGCGCCGAGGATGGCGAGTCCGCCGACGGCCACCGCGAGAACCGGCAGGATGTTCTCCCCGGGGTGAACGGTTCCGTAGCCGCCGTACGAGAAGAACGTCACGATCCAGGGGATCGTGAGCAGTAGCGCACCGGCGACGGCGACGAGGGGATGACGAAACCGTTCGAGCATTGGCTGGGAAGTCGTGATCCAGGTATTTGTGTGCTGTTATCGGGGCGAACCGGGATCGGTCAGGGCCGGTCCCCGCCGGTGAGCGTGCGGGCGGTGGTGCGGAGTCCCGCCTCGACGGTGTCGGCCGCCGCCATCAGCGTCGTCCCGAGCACGCTCATGACGAGGACGTAGCCGACGGCGAACGCCGGGATCGTCTCGCTCAGCACCGGACTGCCCGACTGCGAAGCGACGAGCGCCGCGATGATCAGCGAGAACTCCCCGCGGGTCACCAGCCCGCAGCCGACCCGGACCGAACGGCGCGTATCGAGGTCGTAGAGGCGACCCCCGAGGTAGCCCGAGACGAATTTCGTCGGGGTCGTGAGGACGACCGCGACGGCGAGTACGCCGACGACCCCGACCACCGCTCGCGGGTCGGTGGTCAGCCCGATCCAGAAGAAGAAGACGGCCGCGAAGACGTCCCGAAGCGGGATCAGCCGCTCCTCGATGCGCTCGACGTGACGGGTCGAGCTGAACCCCATGCCGACGAAGAAGGCCGCGACCGCCTCGCTCGCGCCGACCGCGAGCGCGCCGCCGGCGATCAGGACCGTGACCGCGACCGTCCGGAGCACGAACTGCTCGTCCGAGCGAACCCCGAGATACCACTCGAAGAGCGCTTCGCCGAACGCGACGAGCGCGACCAGCGCGAGGAGAAAGCCCGCGACGACGGCGATCCCGGTCGCGGCCGTCGCAAG from Halococcus salsus includes:
- a CDS encoding cation:proton antiporter, which translates into the protein MAKTLLLELGVMFAAIALGGALARALDQSVIPFYVLAGLAVNPYTLGALGLPSLGDNEVITVAGELGIVFLLFFLGLEFSIDQLLESGDRMVKAGLVDLGINFPIGVGIGLALGWTVLEAVVLGGVVYISSSAVITKSLIDLGWIANAESGPILGTLVFEDLVIAVYLAALAAVLTGGGDLATAATGIAVVAGFLLALVALVAFGEALFEWYLGVRSDEQFVLRTVAVTVLIAGGALAVGASEAVAAFFVGMGFSSTRHVERIEERLIPLRDVFAAVFFFWIGLTTDPRAVVGVVGVLAVAVVLTTPTKFVSGYLGGRLYDLDTRRSVRVGCGLVTRGEFSLIIAALVASQSGSPVLSETIPAFAVGYVLVMSVLGTTLMAAADTVEAGLRTTARTLTGGDRP